The genomic stretch GGATGACTCGTTCAGGGGCGGCGGCGACGGGATCGAAGGTGGCCCCGAGCACGGCGGCAGGGGCGGTGTCCATGACGACGAGTGGAGCGTCACTGTTGTGGGTGACGGCCACGGCCTGGAGGCGGGTCATGATTGGCGGGATGTCGTTTGAAAGAAAGGCAAAGGCCGAGAGCCGGTTGTGGGCGCGGATGCGCTGGTCGAGATAGTCGAACCGGAACTGACGATCGGAGTAGCCGGGTGGTGAGTCGCCGTGATCAAAGACGGCCACGCCGATGGCGTCCGGGTTCAGAGTCAGGCCAAACGTTGCAAAGGCGGTTGCCAGAGCCGCCAGGTCGAAATCCTTCAATTCAATCCGCACGGCGTCGGGCAGGGTGTCGGTTTCGTCGTCACTGATGATTCGGACTCCCATTTCATTCTGCACCCAATCGAGGTCATCGTTGAAGGTGCGGGCGGCGCCGGGCGTGGCGTAGAGCGGGTAGCCGGCGCGGACATGGTCGCGGGCCGCCCACTGGCTAGGGCCGCCGCCCATCATCACCCCGGTGAGCAGGACGGCCTCGGCGCGGACAGTGGCTTGCCGGAGCCGGTTATGGACGATCATGGTTGGAGATGGCATAATTAGCTTGAAGCCGTTTTCCAAGTCAAGATCGGGGTTGAAGAGAAAGACGTCCTGGGTGCCGGTGCCGACGTCTACCGTTAGAATTTGCATGGGTGTATTATAAACCTGCAAACTTAGTCCAAATTTTCATTTTTC from Chloroflexota bacterium encodes the following:
- a CDS encoding pyruvate formate lyase-activating protein — encoded protein: MQILTVDVGTGTQDVFLFNPDLDLENGFKLIMPSPTMIVHNRLRQATVRAEAVLLTGVMMGGGPSQWAARDHVRAGYPLYATPGAARTFNDDLDWVQNEMGVRIISDDETDTLPDAVRIELKDFDLAALATAFATFGLTLNPDAIGVAVFDHGDSPPGYSDRQFRFDYLDQRIRAHNRLSAFAFLSNDIPPIMTRLQAVAVTHNSDAPLVVMDTAPAAVLGATFDPVAAAPERVILCNVGNFHTLAFRLGPLGVEGVFEHHTGEINQVKLESLLERLANGTLRHADVFDDMGHGALLYSTDPIAKPPLIVTGPRRALMRGSRLGPYFAAPFGDMMIAGCFGLLAAMADVLPDDEIREAIRHSMKGGAGKPPWEM